One stretch of Bradyrhizobium canariense DNA includes these proteins:
- a CDS encoding RT0821/Lpp0805 family surface protein, with translation MEDREVTGSLNPLAAGAVPAPTESDLAFARNAASDVLTKGDKDSSQPWENPQTGARGSVTPLAQAYSSDGRTCRDFLASYVNGHSESWLQGAACQSGRGRWEIHTLKPWKQG, from the coding sequence ATGGAAGACCGGGAGGTTACCGGTTCGCTCAACCCCTTGGCGGCCGGCGCGGTGCCCGCGCCGACTGAAAGCGACCTGGCCTTTGCCCGCAACGCCGCTTCCGACGTGCTGACCAAGGGCGATAAGGATTCCAGCCAGCCCTGGGAAAATCCCCAGACCGGCGCGCGCGGCTCGGTGACGCCGCTGGCCCAGGCCTATTCTTCGGACGGGCGCACCTGCCGGGATTTTTTGGCAAGTTACGTTAACGGCCACTCGGAAAGCTGGCTGCAGGGCGCGGCCTGCCAGTCCGGTCGGGGCCGCTGGGAGATCCATACGCTAAAGCCCTGGAAGCAGGGTTGA
- the pdxH gene encoding pyridoxamine 5'-phosphate oxidase — translation MTDTTSIRHTTPLTSGDFTAADEPFALFAEWFAEAVKAEPNDPNAMSLATVDADGLPDVRMVLMKGYDAAGFVFYSHIASQKGRELATNPKAALLFHWKSLRRQVRIRGNVSPVTDAEADAYFATRPKQAQIGAWASKQSQPLESRFAFEQAIATIAAKHIISDVPRPPGWSGWRVAPSRFEFWHDRPFRLHDRIEFRRDAPDQPWSKTRLYP, via the coding sequence ATGACGGACACGACCTCCATCAGACACACGACACCGTTAACATCCGGTGATTTCACCGCGGCCGATGAACCGTTCGCGCTGTTCGCCGAGTGGTTCGCCGAGGCCGTGAAGGCCGAGCCGAATGATCCCAACGCGATGTCGCTGGCCACCGTTGATGCCGATGGCCTGCCCGACGTGCGAATGGTGTTGATGAAAGGCTATGACGCCGCAGGTTTTGTGTTCTACAGCCACATCGCCAGCCAGAAAGGCCGCGAACTCGCCACAAATCCTAAGGCTGCTTTACTGTTCCATTGGAAATCGCTGCGCCGTCAGGTGCGCATCCGCGGCAACGTGTCGCCGGTGACGGACGCGGAGGCCGACGCCTATTTTGCGACCCGGCCGAAGCAGGCCCAGATCGGCGCCTGGGCCAGCAAGCAGTCGCAGCCGCTGGAAAGCCGCTTTGCCTTCGAGCAGGCGATCGCCACAATCGCCGCCAAGCACATCATCAGCGACGTGCCGCGCCCGCCGGGCTGGAGCGGCTGGCGCGTCGCGCCGTCGCGATTCGAATTCTGGCACGACCGCCCGTTCCGCCTGCATGACCGCATCGAATTCCGCCGCGATGCGCCGGATCAACCATGGTCCAAGACACGGCTTTACCCGTGA
- a CDS encoding anti-sigma factor family protein has product MTDPKIPVTEDELHAYIDNELPAERRGDVEAWLTAHPDDAARVQSWRAMADALHARYDTVLDEAVPKRLEIERLVRQPRKWIYGAVAATLVAFIAGGGAGWVARGVAASPSAFQNFTLDALDAHRLYVVEVRHPVEVAGSERDHLVQWLSKRCGYDVMAPELDGTGLKLVGGRLLPGPEAPAAFLMYESPTGERFTLYASRADTQTTQMRYAASNGDGAMFWADRGVGYVLSGPTDKTRLNQVARLVYDQTEKTGAEKTGG; this is encoded by the coding sequence ATGACCGACCCCAAAATTCCCGTCACCGAAGACGAGTTGCACGCCTACATCGACAATGAATTGCCGGCGGAACGCCGCGGCGACGTCGAGGCATGGCTGACGGCGCATCCTGACGATGCGGCGCGGGTGCAGTCATGGCGCGCGATGGCGGACGCGCTGCATGCGCGCTACGACACCGTTCTCGACGAAGCTGTTCCGAAGCGGCTGGAGATCGAGCGGCTGGTGCGGCAACCGCGCAAATGGATTTATGGCGCTGTCGCGGCGACGCTGGTGGCGTTCATCGCTGGCGGTGGCGCGGGCTGGGTGGCGCGCGGAGTGGCTGCCTCACCTTCGGCATTCCAGAATTTCACGCTGGATGCGCTGGATGCGCACCGGCTCTACGTGGTCGAGGTGCGTCATCCGGTGGAGGTCGCAGGCTCCGAGCGCGACCATCTGGTGCAATGGCTGTCGAAGCGTTGCGGCTATGACGTGATGGCGCCGGAGCTTGACGGCACCGGCCTCAAACTGGTCGGCGGCCGGCTGTTACCCGGGCCGGAAGCTCCCGCGGCGTTCCTGATGTATGAAAGCCCGACCGGCGAGCGCTTCACGCTCTACGCCTCGCGGGCGGACACCCAGACCACCCAGATGCGCTATGCGGCAAGCAATGGCGACGGCGCCATGTTTTGGGCCGATCGCGGCGTCGGCTACGTCCTGAGCGGCCCAACCGACAAAACCCGGCTCAACCAGGTCGCGCGGCTGGTCTACGACCAGACGGAAAAGACCGGGGCGGAAAAGACCGGCGGGTGA
- a CDS encoding DnaJ C-terminal domain-containing protein: MRDPYEVLGVPRGASAAAIKSAYRKLAKKHHPDNNKNDPKAAARFSELNSANEIVGDEDKRKQFDRGEIDAEGKPRFQGFPGGDPRARGSSPGGGFESRTYRSGGTGPGGFGGGGFEDILNSMFSGAARGGRPGGSTTFEFDPGGIALDLDLNVSMSVSLEESVHGAEKRVRLPTGKELNVKIPAGVVAGQQIRLKGQGETAQGHPPGDLLITVSIAPHPFFKVDGSDLRVDLPITLYEAVLGGKVRVPTLGNAVELSIPKNTSSGRIFRLKGKGLPKVAGTPGDLFLTTRIMLPDGNDSELEALMQKWRDGHPYNPRTDLG, translated from the coding sequence ATGCGCGACCCCTATGAGGTCCTGGGGGTGCCGCGGGGCGCCAGCGCTGCGGCGATCAAGAGCGCCTATCGCAAGCTCGCCAAAAAGCACCACCCGGACAATAACAAGAACGATCCAAAAGCTGCGGCCCGTTTTTCCGAGCTGAACTCAGCCAACGAGATCGTCGGCGACGAGGACAAGCGCAAGCAATTCGATCGCGGCGAGATCGACGCCGAAGGCAAGCCCCGCTTCCAGGGCTTTCCCGGTGGAGATCCGCGTGCGCGCGGGTCCTCACCCGGCGGCGGATTCGAATCGCGGACCTACCGTAGCGGCGGCACCGGTCCCGGCGGCTTCGGCGGCGGAGGTTTCGAAGACATCCTCAACAGCATGTTTTCTGGCGCGGCGCGCGGCGGCCGGCCGGGCGGAAGCACGACCTTCGAGTTCGATCCGGGCGGGATTGCGCTCGATCTCGATCTCAACGTCTCCATGTCGGTGTCGCTGGAGGAGTCGGTCCACGGCGCCGAGAAGCGGGTCCGGCTGCCGACCGGCAAAGAGCTGAATGTCAAGATTCCGGCCGGCGTCGTCGCCGGCCAGCAGATCCGGCTGAAGGGGCAGGGCGAGACCGCGCAGGGTCATCCGCCCGGCGATCTCCTGATTACCGTCAGCATCGCGCCGCATCCCTTCTTCAAGGTCGACGGCAGCGATCTGCGCGTCGACCTGCCGATCACGCTGTACGAAGCGGTTTTGGGCGGCAAGGTTCGCGTGCCGACGCTCGGCAATGCGGTCGAATTGTCGATCCCGAAGAACACCTCGAGCGGCCGGATTTTTCGGCTGAAAGGCAAGGGATTGCCGAAGGTTGCGGGCACGCCGGGCGATCTGTTCCTGACCACAAGAATTATGCTGCCGGACGGGAACGACAGCGAGCTGGAGGCGTTAATGCAAAAGTGGCGCGATGGACACCCTTACAACCCGCGCACCGATCTGGGCTGA
- a CDS encoding magnesium transporter CorA family protein, whose translation MLSVFIPSEASLKKVASVDLAALPEAAVWIDLVKPSPEEDHAVERLAGIAVPTREDMQEIEISSRLYIENGARYMTATLMCSSDSENPRTTAVTFILAGHRLVTVRYDAPKPFMLVENKLARSCPQGITGEMVLMELLDAVIDRNADILERAGGDMDTISHDIFEPDGGGRTGHAKRYSDILIAIGRKGDLTSKVRESLVSVGRVVTFVTAAVEGAKWSKDMREQLKTMQRDVISLTDHASYLSNKITFVLDAMLGVVNLEQNNIIKLFSVMAVVLMPPTLIASIYGMNFKIMPELEWTHGYPLALVMMVLAAVLPYLVFKWKKWL comes from the coding sequence ATGCTCTCGGTGTTCATTCCTTCCGAAGCCTCGCTCAAGAAAGTCGCTTCGGTCGATCTCGCGGCGTTGCCCGAAGCCGCGGTCTGGATCGATCTCGTCAAGCCTAGTCCGGAAGAGGATCACGCCGTGGAACGGCTGGCCGGCATCGCGGTGCCGACCCGGGAAGACATGCAGGAAATCGAGATTTCCAGCCGGCTCTATATCGAGAATGGCGCACGCTACATGACGGCAACCCTGATGTGCTCGTCGGACAGCGAGAATCCGCGCACGACGGCGGTGACTTTCATTCTTGCGGGTCATCGCCTGGTGACGGTGCGTTACGACGCGCCGAAGCCGTTCATGCTGGTGGAGAACAAGCTGGCGCGATCCTGTCCGCAGGGCATCACTGGCGAAATGGTGCTGATGGAACTGCTCGATGCGGTGATCGATCGCAACGCCGATATTCTGGAGCGCGCCGGCGGCGACATGGATACCATCAGTCATGATATTTTCGAGCCCGACGGCGGTGGGCGCACCGGGCATGCCAAGCGCTATTCCGACATCCTGATCGCGATCGGCCGCAAGGGCGATCTGACCTCCAAAGTACGCGAAAGTCTGGTCTCGGTCGGCCGGGTGGTGACGTTCGTCACTGCCGCCGTCGAGGGCGCCAAATGGTCCAAGGACATGCGCGAGCAACTGAAGACCATGCAGCGCGACGTGATCTCGCTGACCGATCACGCCTCTTATCTCTCCAACAAGATCACCTTCGTGCTGGATGCGATGCTTGGCGTGGTTAATCTCGAGCAGAACAACATCATCAAGCTGTTTTCGGTGATGGCGGTGGTGTTGATGCCGCCGACGCTGATCGCCTCGATCTACGGCATGAATTTCAAGATCATGCCGGAACTGGAATGGACCCACGGCTATCCGTTGGCGCTTGTCATGATGGTGCTCGCGGCCGTGCTGCCCTACCTTGTTTTCAAGTGGAAGAAGTGGCTGTAG
- a CDS encoding fatty-acid--CoA ligase, which produces MRGLMQDWPLLCHRIIEHAALYHGTQEVVTRSVEGPIHRTNYAEIRDRALKVSQRLDRDGIKLGDRVATIAWNTWRHLEAWYGIMGIGAICHTVNPRLFPEQIAWIINHAEDRVVMTDITFVPVLEKIADKLPSVERYVVFTDKAHMPQTTLKNAVAYEDWIAEADGDFAWKTFDENTAAAMCYTSGTTGDPKGVLYSHRSNVLHALMANSIDALGTSASDTMLPVVPLFHANSWGIAFSAPSMGTKLVMPGPKLDGASVYELLDTEKVTYTAGVPTVWLMLLNHMAAHNLKLPHLRMVVCGGSAMPRSMIKSFLDMGVKVRHAWGMTEMSPLGTLATLKPPFTERTGEERLDILQTQGYPPFGVQMKITDDAGEKLPWDGKTFGRLKVSGPAISKAYFRVDSSILDEEGYFDTGDVATMDQHGYMRITDRSKDVIKSGGEWISSIDLENLAVGHPAVAEAAVIGIHHPKWDERPLLIVQLKQGQQATREDILKYMDGKIAKWWMPDDVAFVEAIPHTATGKILKTALRDQFKAYSFPNAAA; this is translated from the coding sequence ATGCGTGGATTGATGCAAGATTGGCCTTTGCTGTGTCACCGCATTATCGAGCATGCCGCGCTGTATCACGGAACCCAGGAGGTCGTGACGCGATCGGTCGAGGGCCCCATTCATCGCACCAATTACGCCGAAATTCGCGATCGCGCCCTGAAGGTCTCGCAGCGTCTCGATCGCGACGGCATCAAGCTCGGCGACCGCGTCGCCACCATCGCATGGAACACCTGGCGCCATCTCGAAGCCTGGTACGGCATCATGGGCATCGGCGCGATCTGCCACACCGTCAATCCGCGGCTGTTTCCCGAACAGATTGCCTGGATCATCAACCATGCCGAGGACCGCGTGGTGATGACCGACATCACCTTCGTGCCGGTCCTGGAAAAAATCGCCGACAAATTGCCGAGCGTGGAACGCTATGTCGTATTCACCGACAAGGCGCATATGCCGCAAACCACGCTGAAGAACGCCGTCGCCTATGAGGACTGGATCGCCGAGGCGGATGGAGACTTCGCGTGGAAGACCTTCGACGAAAATACCGCGGCCGCGATGTGCTACACCTCGGGCACCACGGGCGATCCCAAGGGCGTGCTGTATTCGCACCGCTCCAACGTCCTGCACGCGCTGATGGCCAACAGCATCGATGCGCTGGGGACCTCCGCCAGCGACACCATGCTGCCGGTCGTGCCGCTGTTCCACGCCAATAGCTGGGGCATCGCCTTCTCTGCGCCCTCGATGGGCACTAAGCTCGTCATGCCCGGCCCGAAGCTCGACGGCGCCTCGGTCTATGAGTTGCTGGATACCGAGAAAGTCACCTACACCGCGGGCGTGCCGACGGTCTGGCTGATGCTGCTCAATCACATGGCCGCGCATAATCTGAAGCTGCCTCACCTCAGAATGGTGGTTTGCGGCGGCTCGGCGATGCCGCGCTCGATGATCAAGTCATTCCTCGACATGGGTGTGAAGGTGCGCCACGCCTGGGGCATGACCGAGATGAGCCCGCTCGGTACGCTGGCTACGCTGAAGCCGCCCTTCACTGAGCGCACCGGCGAAGAACGGCTCGATATCCTGCAGACCCAAGGCTATCCGCCGTTCGGGGTGCAGATGAAGATCACCGACGATGCCGGCGAGAAACTGCCATGGGATGGCAAGACGTTCGGCCGGCTGAAGGTCAGCGGCCCCGCGATATCGAAGGCTTATTTCCGGGTCGACAGCAGCATTCTCGACGAGGAAGGCTATTTCGACACCGGCGACGTCGCGACCATGGACCAACATGGCTACATGCGGATCACCGATCGCTCCAAGGATGTGATCAAATCCGGCGGCGAATGGATTTCGTCGATCGACCTGGAAAATCTCGCGGTCGGACATCCCGCGGTCGCGGAAGCCGCCGTGATCGGCATCCATCATCCGAAATGGGACGAGCGCCCGCTCCTGATCGTGCAGCTCAAGCAGGGCCAGCAAGCGACCCGCGAGGACATCCTGAAATACATGGATGGCAAGATCGCCAAATGGTGGATGCCCGATGACGTCGCCTTCGTCGAGGCCATTCCGCATACCGCGACGGGAAAGATCCTGAAAACGGCGCTGCGCGATCAGTTCAAGGCCTATAGCTTCCCGAACGCCGCCGCGTAG
- a CDS encoding extensin family protein, with product MNFSAEKAARKWPCNAFGRGEVAMVTVAAVLLAVFAPSGPAVAARKSGLAPWIGLFGENRPKPRRARPPRSVPLPKARPAEAPATGPAEGTAAEKQAPPSTEEPARQATPAPALSACRLALTDAVAIAPSIPDIHGPGGCGGEGLVRLEAVVLPDRRQVAVKPAATLRCAMASAIADWIRTDIAPLTAPLGTTISSLDNFDSFECRGRNRIVGAKLSEHGRANALDVRAFGLANGQSISLTDRTVPRELRENVLHSVCTRFSTVLGPGSDGYHEDHIHLDLMERHNNYKICEWDVWEPMPQIAPLLPAARPDDAPPRKIAEKPDETESVGVKPDTPRPAKPGRQNHRQ from the coding sequence ATGAACTTTAGCGCGGAGAAAGCAGCCCGCAAATGGCCTTGTAATGCGTTTGGCCGCGGCGAAGTGGCAATGGTTACCGTCGCGGCGGTGCTGCTGGCGGTTTTCGCGCCGTCCGGACCGGCTGTGGCGGCACGGAAGTCCGGATTGGCGCCGTGGATCGGCCTGTTCGGGGAGAACAGGCCGAAGCCGCGCCGCGCCAGGCCGCCCAGATCGGTGCCGCTGCCGAAGGCGCGTCCCGCCGAGGCGCCGGCGACCGGGCCGGCGGAGGGGACCGCGGCTGAAAAGCAGGCGCCCCCTTCGACTGAGGAGCCAGCCAGACAGGCGACGCCCGCGCCGGCGCTTTCGGCCTGCCGGTTGGCGCTGACCGACGCAGTGGCCATTGCTCCCAGCATTCCCGACATCCATGGCCCCGGCGGATGCGGCGGCGAGGGCCTGGTGCGGCTGGAGGCCGTAGTGCTGCCGGATAGGCGGCAGGTGGCCGTGAAGCCCGCCGCGACCCTGCGCTGCGCGATGGCGTCGGCGATTGCGGACTGGATCCGGACCGACATCGCACCGCTGACGGCCCCCTTGGGCACGACGATCAGCAGTCTCGACAATTTCGATTCATTCGAGTGTCGCGGCCGTAACCGCATCGTCGGCGCCAAACTATCCGAACATGGCCGTGCCAATGCGCTCGACGTCCGCGCGTTTGGGCTCGCCAACGGCCAGTCGATTTCACTGACCGACCGCACGGTGCCGCGCGAGTTGCGAGAGAATGTGCTGCATTCGGTGTGTACGCGGTTTTCGACGGTGCTGGGGCCGGGCTCGGACGGCTACCATGAGGATCACATCCATCTCGATTTGATGGAGCGGCACAACAATTACAAGATCTGCGAGTGGGACGTGTGGGAGCCCATGCCGCAGATTGCGCCGCTGCTGCCGGCTGCGCGGCCCGACGATGCGCCGCCGCGCAAGATTGCCGAAAAACCCGACGAGACGGAATCAGTTGGCGTTAAACCGGATACGCCGAGGCCGGCCAAGCCAGGCAGGCAAAATCACCGCCAATAA
- a CDS encoding SDR family NAD(P)-dependent oxidoreductase, producing the protein MPSSANAPRRTLLLTGASRGIGHATVIRFSSAGWRVITCSRHPFPEECPWGAGPEDHVQVDLADHDDTTRAISEIRRRLDGGELHALVNNAAISPKAPGGGRLGAIDTDIDTWSHVFRVNFFAPIMMARGLMDELKAAKGSVVNVTSIAGSRVHPFAGAAYATSKAALASLTREMASEFGRIGVRVNSIAPGEIDTAILSPGTEKIVDQQIPMHRLGTPDEVAKIIYVLCTETSSYVNGAEIHINGGQHV; encoded by the coding sequence ATGCCGAGTTCCGCTAACGCGCCGCGGCGCACGTTGCTTCTGACCGGGGCCAGCCGCGGCATCGGCCATGCGACCGTGATCCGCTTTTCCAGCGCGGGATGGCGCGTCATCACCTGTTCGCGGCACCCGTTTCCGGAAGAATGTCCATGGGGCGCCGGACCTGAGGATCACGTCCAGGTCGACCTTGCCGACCACGACGACACCACGCGCGCCATCTCGGAAATCCGCCGCCGGCTGGACGGTGGCGAACTTCATGCGCTGGTCAACAACGCCGCGATCTCGCCGAAAGCACCGGGCGGTGGCCGTCTCGGGGCGATCGATACCGACATCGACACCTGGAGCCATGTGTTCCGCGTGAACTTTTTCGCGCCGATCATGATGGCCCGCGGATTGATGGATGAGCTGAAGGCGGCCAAGGGCTCCGTCGTCAACGTCACCTCGATCGCGGGTTCACGCGTGCATCCATTTGCGGGCGCGGCCTATGCAACCTCGAAGGCGGCGCTGGCCTCACTCACTCGCGAAATGGCGTCCGAGTTCGGCCGCATCGGCGTTCGCGTCAATTCGATCGCGCCCGGCGAGATCGACACTGCGATCCTGTCGCCCGGCACCGAGAAAATTGTCGATCAGCAAATTCCGATGCACCGGCTCGGGACACCGGATGAAGTCGCAAAGATCATCTATGTGCTGTGCACGGAAACATCATCCTACGTGAACGGCGCCGAGATCCACATCAACGGCGGCCAGCACGTTTAA
- a CDS encoding L,D-transpeptidase encodes MSSLKVTFGIMAAGLMLSGCMQATTYEATNTAAFKPHDKELLAKIRYTNVPVAEPFRRAIVDYHRKEAPGSILVDSDNHYLYYVLDNGKAIRYGITVGEEAMAWSGIAKVGSMTEWPAWHPTKGEIERLGVPTFVAPGPDNPMGSRAMYLYAGGKDTLFRIHGTNQPEYIGASISSGCIRMTNEDAIDLYNRVKVGTVVVVLEPHHGDSPYNSQMALQGGGNTVQ; translated from the coding sequence ATGTCGTCGCTCAAGGTAACGTTTGGGATTATGGCCGCCGGCCTGATGTTGTCGGGCTGCATGCAGGCCACGACCTATGAGGCGACCAACACGGCCGCTTTCAAACCGCACGACAAGGAACTGCTGGCGAAGATTCGCTACACCAACGTTCCGGTTGCCGAGCCATTCCGCCGCGCCATTGTCGACTATCATCGCAAGGAAGCGCCCGGCTCGATCCTGGTCGATTCCGACAATCATTATCTCTATTACGTGCTCGATAACGGCAAGGCGATCCGCTACGGCATCACCGTTGGCGAGGAAGCGATGGCATGGTCGGGCATCGCCAAGGTCGGCAGCATGACCGAATGGCCGGCCTGGCATCCGACCAAGGGCGAAATCGAGCGGCTCGGCGTTCCCACATTCGTGGCGCCGGGACCAGACAATCCGATGGGCTCACGCGCGATGTATCTCTATGCGGGCGGCAAGGACACGCTGTTCCGCATTCACGGCACCAACCAGCCGGAATATATCGGCGCTTCGATCTCTTCCGGTTGCATCCGGATGACCAACGAGGACGCGATCGACCTGTATAACCGGGTGAAGGTCGGAACCGTGGTGGTGGTGCTTGAGCCGCACCATGGCGATTCGCCGTACAATTCGCAGATGGCGCTCCAGGGCGGCGGCAACACCGTTCAGTAA